The following coding sequences lie in one Osmerus mordax isolate fOsmMor3 chromosome 13, fOsmMor3.pri, whole genome shotgun sequence genomic window:
- the madd gene encoding MAP kinase-activating death domain protein isoform X12, giving the protein MEKKKMCPRLLDYLVVVGARQPSSDSVAQTPQLLRRYPLEDHPDFPLPPDVVFFCQPEGCLSIRQRRVSLRDDASFVFTLTDKDSGITRYGICVNFYRSFQRGHHRSRGDKVSHTEAATQSTETASDGSDGSSVGPASSSLAPPCNAETKAPAENSTEPRPPGGEPSAGRSPRHKRNAAKMANRNRNSTLTSLCILSHYPFFSTFRECLYILKRLVDCCSQRLTLRAGLPRATQRDTMWRVFTGALSVEEKGNQLLSDLREIESWVYRLLRSPVPVAGMRRVDVEVLPHDMQPALTFALPDSSRFSMVDFPLHLPLELLGVDACLMVLSCILLEHKVVLQSRDYNALSMSVMAFVAMIYPLEYMFPVIPLLPTCMASAEQLLLAPTPYIIGVPASFFLYKSDFRMPDDVWLVDLDCNKVIAPTNAEILPPLPEPESTELKKHLKQCLVRLTVITQKQIFSSDNKALASMSLNTQPILNLEKFQEGQELPLLPPGRDKVSPSSTEFNPLIYGNDVDSVDVATRVAMVRFFNSPNVLQGFQMHTRTLRLFPRPVVAFQATSFLASRPRRSSFAEKLSHTQAVEFYGEWALNPSNLAFQRIHNNVYDPSLIGDKPKWYAHQLQPVFYRVYDGSSQLAEAMAGPLEDDGNDSDPTDDSSDSEAYDDSSSSYSSLGDLVSEMIKCDIQGDTPSVHPPTHAALGDASEVEFQDFQEFKEGEGPDRPSEVCDGPSEPSDGQPLRSSSSTTASSSPSTIIQGVNNEQTEQAEMEASASAALQNPVPVLGGPPFSRPTPDSTAVDSVTKKREYDNPYFEPQYGFPAEEDPESEEQEESYTPRFNQNLNGNKAQRPLRPSSLRLPGESDGEGDSRNSSPISNNSGDGFGGLMSFASNLYKNHGTSFSLSNLAIPNKAAREKATPFPSLKGARAPRALVDQKSSVIKHSPTVKRESPSPQGRANNTSENQQFLKEVVQSVLEGQGVGWLNMKKVRRLLENEQLRVFVLSKLNRAVQSEEDARHEVIRDVEVSRKVYKGMLDILKCTVSSLEHSYTNAGLGGMASVFSVLEIARTHYQTKDPEKRKRSPTDSAGSPGSKESPSARIEGARPQGLLLVPRLQLTHPTPGKGARHFDTRSLNEENFIASIELWSKHQDKQKSMEKQRVEGAKQQRPEVTDTEEKKSQISADSGVSVHSGSQKSDTESVTSSEPAVLTRSTSQDSEASTVISNSSGETLGADSDLSSTAGDGGRPAPHLALSRGTLSDSEIETNPATSSVFGKTQKLKPGMKKPIPVVAKGPPAQPMEDISMRIYLCEGLLGRDKSSMWDQLEDAAMETFSLSKERSTLWDQVQFWEDAYLDAVMLEREGMGMDQGPQEMIDRYLSLGEHDRKRLEDDEDRLLATLLHNMIAYMLMMKVSKNDIKKKVRRLMGKSHIGLSHSQEINESLDKLAQTDGRELSIRPSGSRHIKKQTFVVHAGTDTTGDIFFMEVCDDCIVLRSNIGTVYERWWYEKLINMTYCPKTKVLCLWRRNGQETQLNKFYTKKCRELYYCVKDSMERAAARQQSIKPGPELGGEFPVQDMKTGEGGLLQVTLEGINLKFMHSQFLKLKKW; this is encoded by the exons atggagaaaaagaaaatgtgccCTCGTTTACTGGACTACCTGGTAGTAGTCGGAGCCAG ACAACCAAGCAGTGACAGTGTGGCCCAAACTCCCCAGCTTCTACGTCGCTACCCTCTCGAGGACCATCCTGACTTCCCTCTCCCACCGGACGTAGTGTTCTTCTGCCAGCCAGAAGGTTGCCTGAGCATCCGCCAGCGCCGCGTCAGCCTCCGCGATGATGCCTCCTTCGTCTTTACGCTGACAGACAAGGACTCTGGCATCACACGCTATGGCATATGCGTTAACTTCTACCGCTCCTTCCAGCGGGGACACCACCGCAGCCGTGGAGACAAGGTATCGCATACCGAGGCCGCCACACAATCAACAGAAACGGCCAGTGACGGATCGGACGGCAGCAGTGTAGGCCCGGCCTCGTCCTCGCTGGCTCCACCCTGCAACGCCGAGACAAAGGCGCCAGCCGAGAACAGCACGGAGCCCAGACCCCCGGGCGGGGAGCCGAGCGCAGGACGGTCCCCACGGCACAAGCGCAATGCTGCCAAGATGGCTAACCGAAACCGCAATAGCACCCTCACCTCACTGTGCATCCTCAGCCACTACCCTTTCTTCTCCACGTTCAGGGAGTGCCTATACATTCTCAAGAGGCTGGTGGACTGCTGCAGTCAGAGGTTGACACTGCGAGCTGGGCTGCCACGTGCTACTCAAAG GGACACCATGTGGCGTGTGTTCACGGGAGCTCTGTCAGTAGAGGAGAAAGGCAACCAGCTGTTGTCCGACTTGCGGGAGATCGAGTCCTGGGTGTACCGTCTGCTCCGTTCCCCGGTGCCCGTGGCGGGTATGCGGCGCGTAGATGTTGAGGTGCTTCCCCACGACATGCAGCCAGCGCTCACCTTCGCACTGCCCGACTCTTCACGCTTCTCCATGGTGGACTTCCCCCTACACCTGCCCCTTGAGCTGCTTGGCGTGGACGCCTGTCTGATGGTGCTCAGCTGCATTCTGTTGGAGCACAAG GTGGTTCTTCAGTCGCGAGATTACAATGCCTTGTCTATGAGCGTCATGGCATTTGTTGCCATGATCTATCCTCTGGAGTATATGTTCCCCGTCATTCCCCTACTGCCCACTTGCATGGCCTCTGCTGAACAA CTCCTTCTGGCCCCCACTCCATATATTATTGGTGTGCCAGCCAGCTTCTTCCTCTACAAATCTGATTTTAGAATGCCGGACGATGTGTGGCTTGTTGACCTTGACTGTAACAAG GTTATAGCACCCACGAATGCTGAGAtcttacctcctctccctgagccAGAATCCACTGAACTCAAGAAACATTTGAAACAG TGTCTGGTTAGGTTGACCGTGATCACCCAAAagcagatcttctcctctgacAATAAG GCCTTGGCCAGTATGAGTTTGAACACCCAGCCCATACTGAACCTGGAGAAGTTCCAGGAGGGCCAGGAGTTGCCGCTTCTTCCACCTGGCCGGGACAAGGTGTCACCCTCATCAACTGAGTTTAACCCACTGATCTATGGCAACGATGTAGATTCTGTGGATGTTGCCACCAG ggttgccatggtgaggTTCTTCAACTCTCCGAATGTGCTCCAGGGATTCCAGATGCACACTCGCACCCTGCGTCTGTTCCCACGGCCTGTTGTGGCATTCCAGGCTACATCCTTCCTTGCTTCACGACCCAGACGCTCAAGCTTTGCTGAGAAATTGTCCCACACCCAGGCGGTAGAGTTCTATGGAGAGTGGGCCCTAAACCCCTCCAACCTAGCTTTTCAGAGGATTCATAACA ACGTGTATGATCCCTCCCTGATTGGAGACAAGCCTAAGTGGTATGCGCACCAACTACAGCCAGTGTTCTATCGTGTGTATGACGGCAGCTCCCAGCTGGCCGAGGCCATGGCTGGGCCCCTGGAAGACGATGGCAATGACTCAGACCCAACAGATGATag TAGCGACAGTGAAGCTTACGATGACTCCAGCTCTTCCTACTCCTCCCTTGGAGATTTAGTGAGTGAGATGATCAAGTGTGACATCCAGGGAGACACACCAA GCGTACATCCCCCAACTCATGCGGCTCTGGGTGATGCCAGCGAGGTAGAGTTTCAGGACTTCCAGGAATTCAAGGAAGGAGAGGGTCCAGATCGTCCTTCAGAGGTCTGCGATGGACCATCCGAGCCGTCTGATGGACAGCCTCTCCGTTCCAGTTCCAGTACCACAGCCAGCTCAAGCCCCAGCACAATCATTCAGGGAGTCAACAAT GAGCAAACGGAACAAGCGGAAATGGAAGCGTCTGCAAGTGCTGCTCTTCAGAACCCTGTCCCGGTATTGGGTGGTCCACCCTTCTCCCGACCTACCCCCGACTCTACAGCTGTGGACTCAGTCACAAAGAAGCGAGAATATGACAATCCCTACTTTGAGCCCCAATACGGTTTCCCTGCTGAAGAAGACCCTGAATCAGAGGAGCAAGAAGAGTCATACACACCTCGATTCAACCAAAACCTTAACGGAAACAA GGCCCAGCGTCCACTTCGCCCAAGCAGTCTAAGGCTTCCAGGAGAGTCTGATGGAGAAGGTGACTCTCGTAACAGCTCCCCTATCTCAAACAACAGCGGTGATGGTTTTGGGGGTCTCATGTCCTTTGCCA GTAATCTGTACAAGAACCATGGCACCAGTTTCAGTCTCTCCAACCTAGCTATCCCCAACAAGGCTGCAAGAGAGAAAGCCACACCCTTCCCCAGTCTCAAAG GCGCTCGGGCTCCCAGGGCCCTTGTAGACCAGAAGTCCTCTGTCATCAAGCACAGTCCCACAGTCAAGAGAGAGTCGCCTTCCCCCCAAGGCCGCGCCAACAACACCAG TGAGAACCAGCAGTTTTTGAAGGAAGTGGTCCAGAGTGTTCTAGAGGGCCAGGGAGTAGGCTGGCTCAACATGAAGAAGGTGCGTCGTCTGCTGGAAAACGAGCAGCTGCGAGTTTTTGTGCTGAGTAAGCTAAACAGAGCCGTGCAGTCGGAGGAGGATGCCAGACATGAGGTTATCCGTGATGTG GAGGTAAGCAGAAAAGTGTATAAGGGCATGTTGGACATCCTGAAGTGCACAGTTTCCAGCCTGGAACACTCTTACACCAATGCGGGGCTTGGAGGCATGGCCAGCGTCTTTAGTGTACTGGAAATAGCACGCACACACTACCAAACCAAAG ACCCAGAGAAGCGCAAGCGGAGCCCCACAGACAGTGCTGGCAGCCCAGGCAGCAAGGAGAGTCCATCGGCTCGTATAGAGGGTGCCAGGCCTCAGGGTCTGCTTCTTGTGCCTCGCCTCCAGCTGACACATCCCACCCCGGGCAAAGGTGCCCGGCACTTTGACACCCGGAGTCTGAACGAAGAGAATTTTATTGCTTCTATTG AATTGTGGAGCAAGCACCAGGATAAGCAAAAATCTATGGAAAAACAGA GAGTGGAGGGAGCTAAACAGCAGCGTCCAGAGGTGACAGACACTGAGGAAAAGAAGTCTCAGATCAGTGCAGATAGTGGCGTCAGTGTCCACTCAGGGTCTCAG AAGAGTGACACAGAGTCAGTGACCAGCTCTGAACCAGCAGTGCTGACCAGAAGCACCAGCCAGGATTCAGAAGCCAGCACAGTG ATAAGTAACAGCTCGGGGGAGACGCTGGGAGCAGACAGTGACCTTAGCAGTACTGCAGGGGACGGGGGAAGGCCTGCTCCCCATCTTGCTCTCTCCAGAGGGACTCTCTCTGATAGCGAGATTGAGACCAACCCGGCTACAAgctctgtgttt GGTAAAACCCAGAAATTAAAGCCTGGGATGAAAAAACCTATACCTGTGGTAGCTAAGGGACCCCCTGCCCAACCAATGGAGGATATCAGCATGAGGATCTACTTGTGTGAAGGCCTTCTGG GGCGGGACAAGAGCTCCATGTGGGACCAACTTGAAGATGCTGCCATGGAAACCTTCTCTTTGA GTAAGGAACGCTCCACTCTGTGGGACCAGGTTCAGTTCTGGGAAGACGCTTACTTGGATGCTGTCATgctggagagggaaggaatggGAATGGATCAAGGACCTCAGGAGATGATTGACAG GTATCTGTCACTAGGGGAGCATGATCGCAAGCGTCTTGAGGATGATGAAGACAGGTTATTGGCTACTCTACTGCACAACATGATTGCCTACATGCTAATGATGAAG gTGTCCAAAAATGACATAAAGAAGAAGGTTAGGCGTCTGATGGGGAAGTCCCACATTGGCCTCTCCCACAGCCAGGAGATCAACGAGTCACTGGATAAACTGGCTCAAACA GATGGTCGTGAGCTATCTATCAGGCCCAGTGGAAGCCGACATATCAAGAAGCAGACGTTtgtggtgcatgctgggacagATACCACCGGGGACATCTTTTTCATGGAG
- the madd gene encoding MAP kinase-activating death domain protein isoform X23 produces MEKKKMCPRLLDYLVVVGARQPSSDSVAQTPQLLRRYPLEDHPDFPLPPDVVFFCQPEGCLSIRQRRVSLRDDASFVFTLTDKDSGITRYGICVNFYRSFQRGHHRSRGDKVSHTEAATQSTETASDGSDGSSVGPASSSLAPPCNAETKAPAENSTEPRPPGGEPSAGRSPRHKRNAAKMANRNRNSTLTSLCILSHYPFFSTFRECLYILKRLVDCCSQRLTLRAGLPRATQRDTMWRVFTGALSVEEKGNQLLSDLREIESWVYRLLRSPVPVAGMRRVDVEVLPHDMQPALTFALPDSSRFSMVDFPLHLPLELLGVDACLMVLSCILLEHKVVLQSRDYNALSMSVMAFVAMIYPLEYMFPVIPLLPTCMASAEQLLLAPTPYIIGVPASFFLYKSDFRMPDDVWLVDLDCNKVIAPTNAEILPPLPEPESTELKKHLKQALASMSLNTQPILNLEKFQEGQELPLLPPGRDKVSPSSTEFNPLIYGNDVDSVDVATRVAMVRFFNSPNVLQGFQMHTRTLRLFPRPVVAFQATSFLASRPRRSSFAEKLSHTQAVEFYGEWALNPSNLAFQRIHNNVYDPSLIGDKPKWYAHQLQPVFYRVYDGSSQLAEAMAGPLEDDGNDSDPTDDSSDSEAYDDSSSSYSSLGDLVSEMIKCDIQGDTPSVHPPTHAALGDASEVEFQDFQEFKEGEGPDRPSEVCDGPSEPSDGQPLRSSSSTTASSSPSTIIQGVNNEQTEQAEMEASASAALQNPVPVLGGPPFSRPTPDSTAVDSVTKKREYDNPYFEPQYGFPAEEDPESEEQEESYTPRFNQNLNGNKAQRPLRPSSLRLPGESDGEGDSRNSSPISNNSGDGFGGLMSFASNLYKNHGTSFSLSNLAIPNKAAREKATPFPSLKGARAPRALVDQKSSVIKHSPTVKRESPSPQGRANNTSENQQFLKEVVQSVLEGQGVGWLNMKKVRRLLENEQLRVFVLSKLNRAVQSEEDARHEVIRDVEVSRKVYKGMLDILKCTVSSLEHSYTNAGLGGMASVFSVLEIARTHYQTKDPEKRKRSPTDSAGSPGSKESPSARIEGARPQGLLLVPRLQLTHPTPGKGARHFDTRSLNEENFIASIGVEGAKQQRPEVTDTEEKKSQISADSGVSVHSGSQKSDTESVTSSEPAVLTRSTSQDSEASTVISNSSGETLGADSDLSSTAGDGGRPAPHLALSRGTLSDSEIETNPATSSVFGKTQKLKPGMKKPIPVVAKGPPAQPMEDISMRIYLCEGLLGKERSTLWDQVQFWEDAYLDAVMLEREGMGMDQGPQEMIDRYLSLGEHDRKRLEDDEDRLLATLLHNMIAYMLMMKVSKNDIKKKVRRLMGKSHIGLSHSQEINESLDKLAQTDGRELSIRPSGSRHIKKQTFVVHAGTDTTGDIFFMEVCDDCIVLRSNIGTVYERWWYEKLINMTYCPKTKVLCLWRRNGQETQLNKFYTKKCRELYYCVKDSMERAAARQQSIKPGPELGGEFPVQDMKTGEGGLLQVTLEGINLKFMHSQFLKLKKW; encoded by the exons atggagaaaaagaaaatgtgccCTCGTTTACTGGACTACCTGGTAGTAGTCGGAGCCAG ACAACCAAGCAGTGACAGTGTGGCCCAAACTCCCCAGCTTCTACGTCGCTACCCTCTCGAGGACCATCCTGACTTCCCTCTCCCACCGGACGTAGTGTTCTTCTGCCAGCCAGAAGGTTGCCTGAGCATCCGCCAGCGCCGCGTCAGCCTCCGCGATGATGCCTCCTTCGTCTTTACGCTGACAGACAAGGACTCTGGCATCACACGCTATGGCATATGCGTTAACTTCTACCGCTCCTTCCAGCGGGGACACCACCGCAGCCGTGGAGACAAGGTATCGCATACCGAGGCCGCCACACAATCAACAGAAACGGCCAGTGACGGATCGGACGGCAGCAGTGTAGGCCCGGCCTCGTCCTCGCTGGCTCCACCCTGCAACGCCGAGACAAAGGCGCCAGCCGAGAACAGCACGGAGCCCAGACCCCCGGGCGGGGAGCCGAGCGCAGGACGGTCCCCACGGCACAAGCGCAATGCTGCCAAGATGGCTAACCGAAACCGCAATAGCACCCTCACCTCACTGTGCATCCTCAGCCACTACCCTTTCTTCTCCACGTTCAGGGAGTGCCTATACATTCTCAAGAGGCTGGTGGACTGCTGCAGTCAGAGGTTGACACTGCGAGCTGGGCTGCCACGTGCTACTCAAAG GGACACCATGTGGCGTGTGTTCACGGGAGCTCTGTCAGTAGAGGAGAAAGGCAACCAGCTGTTGTCCGACTTGCGGGAGATCGAGTCCTGGGTGTACCGTCTGCTCCGTTCCCCGGTGCCCGTGGCGGGTATGCGGCGCGTAGATGTTGAGGTGCTTCCCCACGACATGCAGCCAGCGCTCACCTTCGCACTGCCCGACTCTTCACGCTTCTCCATGGTGGACTTCCCCCTACACCTGCCCCTTGAGCTGCTTGGCGTGGACGCCTGTCTGATGGTGCTCAGCTGCATTCTGTTGGAGCACAAG GTGGTTCTTCAGTCGCGAGATTACAATGCCTTGTCTATGAGCGTCATGGCATTTGTTGCCATGATCTATCCTCTGGAGTATATGTTCCCCGTCATTCCCCTACTGCCCACTTGCATGGCCTCTGCTGAACAA CTCCTTCTGGCCCCCACTCCATATATTATTGGTGTGCCAGCCAGCTTCTTCCTCTACAAATCTGATTTTAGAATGCCGGACGATGTGTGGCTTGTTGACCTTGACTGTAACAAG GTTATAGCACCCACGAATGCTGAGAtcttacctcctctccctgagccAGAATCCACTGAACTCAAGAAACATTTGAAACAG GCCTTGGCCAGTATGAGTTTGAACACCCAGCCCATACTGAACCTGGAGAAGTTCCAGGAGGGCCAGGAGTTGCCGCTTCTTCCACCTGGCCGGGACAAGGTGTCACCCTCATCAACTGAGTTTAACCCACTGATCTATGGCAACGATGTAGATTCTGTGGATGTTGCCACCAG ggttgccatggtgaggTTCTTCAACTCTCCGAATGTGCTCCAGGGATTCCAGATGCACACTCGCACCCTGCGTCTGTTCCCACGGCCTGTTGTGGCATTCCAGGCTACATCCTTCCTTGCTTCACGACCCAGACGCTCAAGCTTTGCTGAGAAATTGTCCCACACCCAGGCGGTAGAGTTCTATGGAGAGTGGGCCCTAAACCCCTCCAACCTAGCTTTTCAGAGGATTCATAACA ACGTGTATGATCCCTCCCTGATTGGAGACAAGCCTAAGTGGTATGCGCACCAACTACAGCCAGTGTTCTATCGTGTGTATGACGGCAGCTCCCAGCTGGCCGAGGCCATGGCTGGGCCCCTGGAAGACGATGGCAATGACTCAGACCCAACAGATGATag TAGCGACAGTGAAGCTTACGATGACTCCAGCTCTTCCTACTCCTCCCTTGGAGATTTAGTGAGTGAGATGATCAAGTGTGACATCCAGGGAGACACACCAA GCGTACATCCCCCAACTCATGCGGCTCTGGGTGATGCCAGCGAGGTAGAGTTTCAGGACTTCCAGGAATTCAAGGAAGGAGAGGGTCCAGATCGTCCTTCAGAGGTCTGCGATGGACCATCCGAGCCGTCTGATGGACAGCCTCTCCGTTCCAGTTCCAGTACCACAGCCAGCTCAAGCCCCAGCACAATCATTCAGGGAGTCAACAAT GAGCAAACGGAACAAGCGGAAATGGAAGCGTCTGCAAGTGCTGCTCTTCAGAACCCTGTCCCGGTATTGGGTGGTCCACCCTTCTCCCGACCTACCCCCGACTCTACAGCTGTGGACTCAGTCACAAAGAAGCGAGAATATGACAATCCCTACTTTGAGCCCCAATACGGTTTCCCTGCTGAAGAAGACCCTGAATCAGAGGAGCAAGAAGAGTCATACACACCTCGATTCAACCAAAACCTTAACGGAAACAA GGCCCAGCGTCCACTTCGCCCAAGCAGTCTAAGGCTTCCAGGAGAGTCTGATGGAGAAGGTGACTCTCGTAACAGCTCCCCTATCTCAAACAACAGCGGTGATGGTTTTGGGGGTCTCATGTCCTTTGCCA GTAATCTGTACAAGAACCATGGCACCAGTTTCAGTCTCTCCAACCTAGCTATCCCCAACAAGGCTGCAAGAGAGAAAGCCACACCCTTCCCCAGTCTCAAAG GCGCTCGGGCTCCCAGGGCCCTTGTAGACCAGAAGTCCTCTGTCATCAAGCACAGTCCCACAGTCAAGAGAGAGTCGCCTTCCCCCCAAGGCCGCGCCAACAACACCAG TGAGAACCAGCAGTTTTTGAAGGAAGTGGTCCAGAGTGTTCTAGAGGGCCAGGGAGTAGGCTGGCTCAACATGAAGAAGGTGCGTCGTCTGCTGGAAAACGAGCAGCTGCGAGTTTTTGTGCTGAGTAAGCTAAACAGAGCCGTGCAGTCGGAGGAGGATGCCAGACATGAGGTTATCCGTGATGTG GAGGTAAGCAGAAAAGTGTATAAGGGCATGTTGGACATCCTGAAGTGCACAGTTTCCAGCCTGGAACACTCTTACACCAATGCGGGGCTTGGAGGCATGGCCAGCGTCTTTAGTGTACTGGAAATAGCACGCACACACTACCAAACCAAAG ACCCAGAGAAGCGCAAGCGGAGCCCCACAGACAGTGCTGGCAGCCCAGGCAGCAAGGAGAGTCCATCGGCTCGTATAGAGGGTGCCAGGCCTCAGGGTCTGCTTCTTGTGCCTCGCCTCCAGCTGACACATCCCACCCCGGGCAAAGGTGCCCGGCACTTTGACACCCGGAGTCTGAACGAAGAGAATTTTATTGCTTCTATTG GAGTGGAGGGAGCTAAACAGCAGCGTCCAGAGGTGACAGACACTGAGGAAAAGAAGTCTCAGATCAGTGCAGATAGTGGCGTCAGTGTCCACTCAGGGTCTCAG AAGAGTGACACAGAGTCAGTGACCAGCTCTGAACCAGCAGTGCTGACCAGAAGCACCAGCCAGGATTCAGAAGCCAGCACAGTG ATAAGTAACAGCTCGGGGGAGACGCTGGGAGCAGACAGTGACCTTAGCAGTACTGCAGGGGACGGGGGAAGGCCTGCTCCCCATCTTGCTCTCTCCAGAGGGACTCTCTCTGATAGCGAGATTGAGACCAACCCGGCTACAAgctctgtgttt GGTAAAACCCAGAAATTAAAGCCTGGGATGAAAAAACCTATACCTGTGGTAGCTAAGGGACCCCCTGCCCAACCAATGGAGGATATCAGCATGAGGATCTACTTGTGTGAAGGCCTTCTGG GTAAGGAACGCTCCACTCTGTGGGACCAGGTTCAGTTCTGGGAAGACGCTTACTTGGATGCTGTCATgctggagagggaaggaatggGAATGGATCAAGGACCTCAGGAGATGATTGACAG GTATCTGTCACTAGGGGAGCATGATCGCAAGCGTCTTGAGGATGATGAAGACAGGTTATTGGCTACTCTACTGCACAACATGATTGCCTACATGCTAATGATGAAG gTGTCCAAAAATGACATAAAGAAGAAGGTTAGGCGTCTGATGGGGAAGTCCCACATTGGCCTCTCCCACAGCCAGGAGATCAACGAGTCACTGGATAAACTGGCTCAAACA GATGGTCGTGAGCTATCTATCAGGCCCAGTGGAAGCCGACATATCAAGAAGCAGACGTTtgtggtgcatgctgggacagATACCACCGGGGACATCTTTTTCATGGAG